In a genomic window of Helianthus annuus cultivar XRQ/B chromosome 10, HanXRQr2.0-SUNRISE, whole genome shotgun sequence:
- the LOC110881242 gene encoding protein trichome birefringence-like 34 → MIHCCIFIFFLGGLATVSFYKNNKQEVAMHNIAVTLSNAFTNNNTDTRVFDHQVSPSSTATCDLFSGRWVLDNTSHYPLYKEQQCPRLEDTFACQTYGRKDSKYLHWKWQPHGCDFPRFDGKAIAERLRGKRLLFVGDSLNRNQWNSMICMLYSSIPGVKTAGGGLSGLLRTFRAADYNISVDFYWAPMLVESLGDSPTNHHTDNRIVRIKSIEKHARHWIDADILIFNSFHWWRSPVVKLLKSGGSLLDDPNQEYEEVDSLSAYKMGLKTWSNWAQTHIDPLKTKLFFMGATATHSRAKDWGGTNKWNCYGETEPVMDDGFWESGTNSKMLSILDSSLRKLKETGVNIQIINITQLTQCRKDGHTTVYRKQWRPLTDEQKKNPGLASDCSHWCLPGVPDIWNELLLAYIFR, encoded by the exons ATGATCCATTGTTGTATATTCATCTTCTTCCTTGGAGGATTAGCAACTGTTAGCTTCTATAAAAACAATAAACAAGAAGTTGCAATGCACAACATTGCTGTTACTCTTTCAAATGCATTTACAAATAACAATACTGATACACGAGTTTTTGATCATCAGGTATCACCATCCTCAACAGCCACCTGTGATTTGTTCTCCGGCAGATGGGTACTCGATAACACGAGTCATTATCCTTTGTATAAAGAACAACAGTGTCCTCGTCTCGAAGATACGTTTGCTTGCCAAACTTATGGTAGAAAGGATTCCAAGTATCTGCATTGGAAGTGGCAACCACATGGCTGCGACTTCCCTAg GTTTGATGGGAAAGCAATAGCAGAGAGATTAAGGGGTAAAAGACTATTGTTTGTGGGAGATTCTCTAAACAGAAATCAATGGAATTCAATGATTTGCATGCTCTACTCATCCATCCCAGGGGTCAAGACGGCTGGTGGAGGTCTCAGTGGTCTCTTGCGCACTTTCAGGGCCGCT GACTACAATATCTCAGTTGATTTCTACTGGGCTCCGATGCTAGTTGAATCTTTGGGCGATAGTCCAACAAACCATCACACTGATAATAGAATTGTTAGAATTAAATCCATTGAAAAACATGCTAGACATTGGATTGATGCAGATATACTCATCTTTAATTCCTTTCATTGGTGGAGATCACCGGTAGTGAAACTCTT AAAGAGTGGTGGATCTTTGTTGGATGACCCTAATCAAGAGTATGAAGAAGTTGATAGTCTTAGCGCGTACAAGATGGGTCTCAAAACGTGGTCTAATTGGGCACAGACCCATATTGATCCTTTGAAAACCAAGTTATTTTTCATGGGTGCTACAGCAACTCATTCGAG GGCTAAGGATTGGGGTGGCACGAATAAGTGGAACTGCTATGGGGAGACGGAACCAGTGATGGATGACGGATTTTGGGAAAGCGGAACAAATTCAAAAATGTTGAGTATACTGGATTCATCGTTGAGAAAATTAAAAGAGACAGGAGTAAATATACAGATTATAAACATAACACAACTAACACAATGCAGAAAAGATGGGCACACTACTGTTTACAGGAAACAATGGCGTCCCTTAACTGACGAGCAAAAGAAGAACCCGGGACTTGCTTCAGATTGTTCCCACTGGTGTCTTCCTGGGGTTCCTGATATTTGGAATGAGCTTCTCTTGGCTTACATTTTCCGATAA
- the LOC110881076 gene encoding alpha-soluble NSF attachment protein: MYSPSSSSAEIAELYEQEQNLEQVIAYYDKAANLFQGEEVTTSANKCKQKIAQFSDQLEQYQKAIEIYDEIARQSLNNNLLKYGVRGHLLNVGICHLCKGDVAITNALERYQELDPTFSGTRECKLLADMAAAMDEKDVAKFSDAVKEFDSMTKLVVKWELLNGSILDMSNLETLTITHLEVNMLTGSLPSYFGSFPNL; the protein is encoded by the exons ATGTATTCCCCTTCTAGTTCTAGTGCT GAAATTGCTGAATTATACGAACAGGAGCAAAATTTGGAGCAAGTCATAGCTTACTATGATAAAGCAGCCAATCTTTTCCAAGGTGAAGAAGTGACAACTTCTGCAAACAAGTGCAAACAGAAAATCGCACAATTTTCAGATCAACTGGAACA GTATCAGAAAGCTATAGAGATTTACGATGAGATAGCACGACAGTCGCTCAATAATAACTTGCTAAAATACGGTGTTAGAGGGCATCTACTGAATGTTGGCATTTGCCATCTCTGTAAAGGCGATGTTGCAATCACAAATGCATTGGAGCGTTACCAG GAATTGGACCCCACGTTTTCAGGAACACGCGAATGCAAATTGCTCGCG GATATGGCTGCTGCTATGGACGAAAAAGATGTTGCAAAGTTCAGTGATGCTGTCAAGGAGTTTGACAGCATGACTAAACTG GTGGTTAAATGGGAACTCCTTAACGGGTCGATCCTCGATATGAGTAACCTTGAAACATTGACAATTAC ACATCTAGAGGTCAATATGCTGACCGGTTCTTTACCATCTTACTTTGGTAGTTTTCCAAACTTATAA